A region of the Halosolutus amylolyticus genome:
TCACGTTTCTCGACGTCACGGGCTTCGAAGAGACCGAGATTCGGGCCAGGGTCCCATCGAGGGAGGCGCTCGTCGCATACCGTAGCGTCTGCCAGGAGAAAGAGATCCCTTTTCGTCTCCAGCGAATTTACCAGGAAGAACCCGTAGAGGCCGATCGGTACGGCGTCACCGACCGGCAGCGAGCGGCGCTGCGGGCCGCGCTCGAGGCGGGCTACTTCGACGTCCCCCGCGACGCGACGCTCTCGACGGTCGCCGCGACCCTCGACATCTCGGACCAGGCGCTGTCGGCCCGGCTTCGTCGAGGGCAAGCCAATCTCCTCCGGAACACGATCGC
Encoded here:
- a CDS encoding helix-turn-helix domain-containing protein; this translates as MTLIVEFVLGSPILREASTEIERRKIEDITQPATGPAKVIFWAFGDAFDAFESGLDADETVDTYSMIEATGDRRLYRVTLSDRGMESLTYPLAAEHDITFLDVTGFEETEIRARVPSREALVAYRSVCQEKEIPFRLQRIYQEEPVEADRYGVTDRQRAALRAALEAGYFDVPRDATLSTVAATLDISDQALSARLRRGQANLLRNTIATDHDPT